The segment CATTAGTGACATTATCCTACATTACCCTACCAACAGACACAGCTGGTTTGTCTAGTGACATTATCCTACATTACCCTACCAACAGACACAGCTGGGTTTGTCTAGTGACATTATCCTACATTACCCTACCAACAGACACAGCTGGTTTGTCTAGTGACATGATCCTACATTACCCTACCAACAGACACAGCTGGTTTGTCTAGTGACATGATCCTACATTACCCTACCAACAGAAACAGCTGGTTTGTCTAGTGACATGATCCTACATTACCCTACCAACAGACACAGCTGGGTTTGTTTAGTGACATTAGTGACATGATCCTACATTACCCTACCAACAGACACAGCTGGGTTTGTTTAGTGACATTATCCTACATTACCctaccagcagaaacacagctGGTTTGTCTAGTGACATGATCCTACATTACCCTACCAACAGACACAGCTGGTTTGTCTAGTGACATGATCCTACATTACCCTACCAACAGACACAGCTGGGTTTGTTTAGTGACATTATCCTACATTACCCTATCAGCAGAAACACAGCTGGTTTGTCTAGTGACATTATCCTACATTACCCTACCAACAGACACAGCTGGTTTGTCTACCTTCATTATCCTACATTACCCTACCAACAGACACAGCTGGGTTTGTCTAGTGACATTATCCTACATTACCCTACCAACAGACACAGCTGGTTTGTCTACCTTCATTATCCTACATTACCCTACCAACAGACACAGCTGGGTTTGTCTAGTGACATTATCCTACATTACCCTACCAACAGACACAGCTGGGTTTGTTTAGGGACATTAGTGACATGATCCTACATTACCCTACCAACAGACACAGCTGGGTTTGTCTAGTGACATGATCCATTATATTTGTTATGGCTCTACCAGGCCTTAACAGGAAGCTTATGGGGTTTATAATAATTTTTTTTATACGATTTAATTTTTGTTTTCTTACAATGACAAAAACATACAGtggattcagaaagtattcagaccccatcaccttttccacatgttgttacgttacagccttattctaaaatatatattttttttatctcatcaatctacccacaaaaccctataatgacaaattaaaaacaggtttttagaatgtttggctaatttattaaaaatataaaacagaaataccaaatttacataaatattcagactctttgctgtgAGACaaaaaatttagctcaggtgcatcccgtttccattgatcatccttgagatgtttctagaacttgattggagtccacctgtggtaaattcaattgattggacatgatttggaaaggcacacacctgtctatataaggtcccacagttgacagtgcatgtcagagcaaaaaccaagccatgaggtcgaaggaattgtccgtagagctccgagacaggattgtgtcgaggcacagatctggggaagggtaccaaaacatttctgcagcattgaaggtccccaaaaacacagtgacctccatcattctaaaatggaagaagtttggaaccaccaagactcttcctaaagctggctgcTCGGCCAAATCAGggaaaaggaccttggtcagggtggtgaccaagaacccgatggtcactgtgacagagctccagagttccacagtggagatgggagaaccttccagatagacaaccatctctgcagtaccaggcctttctggtagagtggctagacggaagccactccttagtaaaaggcacatgacagcccgcttggagtctgccaaaaggcacctaatgttcttgaatggcccagccagagcccatacttgaacccgatcgaacatctctggaaagacctgaaaatagctgtgcagcaacactccccatccaacctgacagagtttgagaggatctgcagagaagaatgggagaaactcccccaaatacaggtgtgccaagcttgtagcgtcatacccaagaagacttgaggctataGTCGCTgacaaaggtacttcaacaaagtactgagtaaagggtcttaatactgatgtaaatgtgatatcatttttttttgttttaatacatttgcaaaaacatctaaaaacctgttattgctttgtcattatgaactattgtgtgtagattgatgaggaaaaaacgatttaatcaattttagaataaggctgtaaggtaacaaaatgtgggaaaagtgaagggaTATGAAGACTTTCTATATGTACATAGACAAAGACAATATACAACTCAACATTTAAACACTTTAATTTCCCCGAATATTAATGACATCTGACCTGCTCCGACCCACATGTTCCCACCATATCGACCTATCCTGCCCGTCTCACCTGCTCCGACCCACATGTTCCCACCATATCCACCTATCCTGCCCCTCTCACCTGCTCCGACCCATATGTCCCCACCATATCCACCTATCCTGTCTGTCTCACCTGCTCCAACCCACATGTTCCCACCATATCGACCTATCCTGTCTGTCTCACCTGCTCCGACCCACATGTCCCCACCATATCGACCTATCCTGTCTGTCTCACCTGCTCCGACCCATATGTCCCCACCATATCCACCTATCCTGCCTGTCTCACCTGCTCCGACCCACATGTTCCCACCATATCCACCCATCCTGTCCCTCTCACCTGCTCCGACCCACATGTTCCCACCATATCGACCTATCCTGTCTGTCTCACCTGCTCCGACCCACATGTTCCCACCATATCCACCTATCCTGTCTGTCTCACCTGCTCCGACCCATATGTTCCCACCATATCCACCTATCCTGTCTGTCTCACCTGCTCCAACCCATATGTTCCCACCATATCCACCTATCCTGCCCCTCTCACCTGCTCCGACCCACATGTCCCCACCATATCCACCTATCCTGCCTGTCTCACCTGCTCCGACCCACATGTCCCCACCATATCCACCcatcctgtctgtctcacctGCTCCGACCCATATGTTCCCACCATATCCACCTATCCTGCCCCTCTCACCTGCTCCAACCCACATGTCCCCACCATATCCACCTATGCTGCCTGTCTCACCTGCTCCGACTCATATGTCCCCACCATATCCACCTATCCTGTCTGTCTCACCTGCTCCGACCCATATGTTCCCACCATATCCACCTATCCTGCCCCTCTCACCTGCTCCGACCCACATGTCCCCACCATATCCACCcatcctgtctgtctcacctGCTCCGACCCATATGTTCCCACCATATCCACCTATCCTGCCCCTCTCACCTGCTCCGACCCATATGTCCCCACCATATCCACCTATCCTGCCTGTCTCACCTGCTCCGACCCACATGTTCCCACCATATCCACCTATCCTGCCTGTCTCACCTGCTCCAACCCACATGTCCCCACCATATCCACCTATCCTGCCCCTCTCACCTGCTCCAACCCACATGTCCCCACCATATCCACCTCTCCTGCCTGTCTCACCTGCTCCGACCCATATGTTCCCACCATATCCACCTATCCTGCCCCTCTCACCTGCTCCAACCCATATGTTCCCACCATTTCCACCTCTCCTGCCTGTCTCACCTGCTCCAACCCACATGTCCCCACCATATCCACCTATCCTGTCTGTCTCACCTGCTCCGACCCACATGTCCCCACCATATCCACCTATCCTGTCCCTCTCACCTGCTCCGACCCACATGTCCCCACCATATCCACCcatcctgtctgtctcacctGCTCCGACCCATATGTTCCCACCATATCCACCTATCCTGCCTGTCTCACCTGCTCCGACCCACATGTCCCCACCATATCCACCTATCCTGCCTGTCTCACCTGCTCCGACCCATATGTTCCCACCATATCCACCTATCCTGCCCCTCTCACCTGCTCCGACCCACATGTGCCCACCATATCCACCTATCCTGCCTGTCTCACCTGCTCCGACCCATATGTTCCCACCATATCCACCTATCCTGCCCCTCTCACCTGCTCCGACCCACATGTTCCCACCATATCCACCTATCCTGCCCCTCTCACCTGCTCCAACCCACATGTTCCCACCATATCCACCTATCCTGCCTGTCTCACCTGCTCCGACCCACATGTTCCCACCATATCCACCTATCCTGTCTGTCTCACCTGCTCCGACCCATATGTCCCCACCATATCCACCTCTCCTGCCTGTCTCACCTGCTCCGACCCATATGTTCCCACCATATCCACCcatcctgtctgtctcacctGCTCCGACCCACATGTCCCCACCATATCCACCTATCCTGTCTGTCTCACCTGTTCCGACCCACATGTTCCCACCATATCGACCTATCCTGTCTGTCTCACCTGCTCCGACCCATATGTTCCCACCATATCCACCCATCCTGCCCCTCTCACCTGCTCCGACCCATATGTCCCCACCATATCCACCTATCCTGGCTGTCTCACCTGCTCCGACCCACATGTCCCCACCATATCCACCTATCCTGTCTGTCTCACCTGCTCCGACCCATATGTTCCCACCATATCCACCCATCCTGCCCCTCTCACCTGCTCCGACCCATATGTCCCCACCATATCCACCTATCCTGTCTGTCTCACCTGCTCCGACCCACATGTCCCCACCATATCCACCTATCCTGCCTGTCTCACCTGCTCCGACCCATATGTTCCCACCATATCCACCTATCCTGTCTGTCTCACCTGCTCCGACCCACATGTCCCCACCATACCCACCTATCCTGCCCCTCTCACCTGCTCCGACCCACATGTGCCCACCATATCCACCTATCCTGCCTGTCTCACCTGCTCCGACCCATATGTTCCCACCATATCCACCTATGCTGCCCCTCTCACCTGCTCCGACCCACATGTTCCCACCATATCCACCTATCCTGCCTGTCTCACCTGCTCCGACCCATATGTTCCCACCATATCCACCTATGCTGCCCCTCTCACCTGCTCCGACCCACATGTGCCCACCATATCCACCTATCCTGCCTGTCTCACCTGCTCCGACCCATATGTTCCCACCATATCCACCTATCCTGCCCCTCTCACCTGCTCCAACCCATATGTTCCCACCATATCCACCTATCCTGCCCCTCTCACCTGCTCCGACCCACATGTTCCCACCATATCCACCTATCCTGCCTGTCTCACCTGCTCCGACCCACATGTCCCCACCATATCCACCTATCCTGCCTGTCTCACCTGCTCCGACCCACATGTTCCCACCATATCCACCTATCCTGCCTGTCTCACCTGCTCCGACCCACATGTTCCCACCATATCCACCTATCCTGCCCCTCTCACCTGCTCCAACCCACATGTTCCCACCATATCCACCTATCTTGCCTCACCTGCTCCGACCCACATGTTCCCACCATATCCACCCATCCTGCCTGTCTGACCTGCTCCTGCCGTCTCACAATCACATTTTGCTCCAACCTCATCCTTTGAATATCTCCagtgttttgtaatattttatgCCATATAGCCCCCATACTCAACTGGTTGAACGCAGACCGGATCCGGACCCAGAACAGGTTCAATACGGACTgcgttttaattttttttatttttttactcggCCAGTCTTCGACACCTGGTATTATATAAACACACATAAGACATGGAAGCAtgcgtagaattgcaggaaattagctttaaaattgcaacattttctctcctcGAACaaaaggggtgtgaacagtttgttgtTGCATGGGTTGAGGGTTTGTTACTACGCTGATAAATTACATTTACGATGGAGAGTCATTTGATTCATCCACTGTCTTAACGATGGAGAGTCATTTGATTCATCCACTGTCTTAACGATGGAGAGTCATTTGATTCATCCACTGTCTTAAAGATGGAGGGTCATTTGATTCATCCACTGTCTTAAAGATGGAGGGTCATTTGATTCATCCACTGTCTTAAAGATGGAGGGTCATTTGATTCATCCACTGTCTTAACGATGGAGGGTCATTTGATTCATCCACTGTCTTAACGATGGAGAGTCATTTGATTCATCCACTGTCTTAACGATGGAGTCATTTGATTCATCCACTGTCTTAACGATGGAGAGTCATTTGATTCATCCACTGTCTTAACGATGGAGAGTCATTTGATTCATCCACTGTCTTAACGATGGAGGGGCATTTGATTCATCCACTGTCTTAATGATGGAGAGTCATTTGATTCATCCACTGTCTTAACGATGGAGGGGCATTTGATTCATCCACTGTCTTAATGATGGAGAGTCATTTGATTCATCCACTGTCTTAACGATGGAGAGTCATTTGATTCATCCACTGTCTTAACGATGGAGTCATTTGATTCATCCACTGTCTTAACGATGGAGGGTCATTTGATTCATCCACTGTCTTAACGATGGAGAGTCATTTGATTCATCCACTGTCTTAACGATGGAGGGTCATTTGATTCATCCACTGTCTTAACGATGGAGAGTCATTTGATTCATCCACTGTCTTAACGATGGAGAGTCATTTGATTCATCCACTGTCTTAACGATGGAGAGTCATTTGATTCATCCACTGTCTTAACGATGGAGAGTCATTTGATTCATCCACTGTCTTAACGATGGAGTCATTTGATTCATCCACTGTCTTAACGATGGAGAGTCATTTGATTCATCCACTGTCTTAACGATGGAGAGTCATTTGATTCATCCACTGTCTTAACGATGGAGGGGCATTTGATTCATCCACTGTCTTAATGATGGAGAGTCATTTGATTCATCCACTGTCT is part of the Salvelinus fontinalis isolate EN_2023a chromosome 39, ASM2944872v1, whole genome shotgun sequence genome and harbors:
- the LOC129838343 gene encoding uncharacterized protein LOC129838343 — encoded protein: MWVGAGERGRIGGYGGNMWVGAGETGRIGGYGGNMWVGAGETGRIGGYGGDMWVGAGETGRIGGYGGNMWVGAGERGRIGGYGGNIWVGAGERGRIGGYGGNIWVGAGETGRIGGYGGHMWVGAGERGSIGGYGGNIWVGAGETGRIGGYGGNMWVGAGERGSIGGYGGNIWVGAGETGRIGGYGGHMWVGAGERGRIGGYGGDMWVGAGETDRIGGYGGNIWVGAGETGRIGGYGGDMWVGAGETDRIGGYGGDIWVGAGERGRMGGYGGNIWVGAGETDRIGGYGGDMWVGAGETARIGGYGGDIWVGAGERGRMGGYGGNIWVGAGETDRIGRYGGNMWVGTGETDRIGGYGGDMWVGAGETDRMGGYGGNIWVGAGETGRRGGYGGDIWVGAGETDRIGGYGGNMWVGAGETGRIGGYGGNMWVGAGERGRIGGYGGNMWVGAGERGRIGGYGGNIWVGAGETGRIGGYGGHMWVGAGERGRIGGYGGNIWVGAGETGRIGGYGGDMWVGAGETGRIGGYGGNIWVGAGETDRMGGYGGDMWVGAGERDRIGGYGGDMWVGAGETDRIGGYGGDMWVGAGETGRRGGNGGNIWVGAGERGRIGGYGGNIWVGAGETGRRGGYGGDMWVGAGERGRIGGYGGDMWVGAGETGRIGGYGGNMWVGAGETGRIGGYGGDIWVGAGERGRIGGYGGNIWVGAGETDRMGGYGGDMWVGAGERGRIGGYGGNIWVGAGETDRIGGYGGDI